The following proteins come from a genomic window of Gossypium raimondii isolate GPD5lz chromosome 5, ASM2569854v1, whole genome shotgun sequence:
- the LOC105769322 gene encoding uncharacterized protein LOC105769322 encodes MERSSAISWGWVWFCLCLWFCSSCVVEAKREGRFSSDVSRRMIDMGLRHSPAEAFGHAVTTDSGYGECPGGGVGNKGCAGNGGGGGFGRGGGVGNGGGGGGGGGFGRGGGVGNGGLGGGFGRGGGIGNGGTGAYGGAGGVGNGGFGGGMGQGGGGDGGYGPGSGFGGGGGGGGDGGGYGYGNVGGGGGGGWARNGDGKGYGGGWGYGSPGGGKGGRYGSSASTSQKDHPR; translated from the coding sequence ATGGAAAGAAGTAGTGCGATATCTTGGGGATGGGTTTGgttttgtttgtgtttgtgGTTTTGTTCAAGTTGTGTGGTTGAAGCTAAGCGGGAAGGGAGGTTTTCGAGTGATGTGAGTCGTAGGATGATAGACATGGGATTAAGACACAGTCCTGCTGAAGCCTTCGGCCATGCAGTGACTACAGATAGTGGTTATGGAGAATGCCCTGGTGGTGGTGTAGGCAATAAGGGATGTGCAGGcaatggtggtggtggtggttttGGCAGGGGGGGAGGTGTAGGcaatggtggtggtggtggtggtggtggtggttttGGCAGGGGGGGAGGTGTAGGCAATGGTGGTCTTGGTGGAGGCTTCGGCAGAGGGGGAGGTATAGGCAATGGTGGAACCGGGGCTTATGGCGGTGCGGGAGGTGTAGGAAATGGTGGCTTTGGTGGTGGTATGGGCCaaggtggtggtggtgatggTGGTTATGGCCCAGGGAGTGGGTTTGGgggtggaggtggaggtggagggGACGGTGGTGGCTACGGGTATGGCAATGTAGGcggtggaggaggaggaggctGGGCAAGAAACGGTGATGGAAAGGGGTATGGCGGTGGGTGGGGATATGGTTCCCCAGGTGGAGGAAAAGGTGGCAGATATGGTTCTTCTGCTTCTACGTCTCAAAAGGACCATCCACGGTAA